One window of Halopseudomonas maritima genomic DNA carries:
- a CDS encoding NAD(P)H-dependent flavin oxidoreductase: protein MSLPAVLQGNLSLPVICSPLFIISNPDLVIAQCKAGVVGSFPALNARPAELLDEWLQRITSELAEYQAANPEAKVAPFAVNQIVHSSNDRLQHDVDLCVKYKVPIIITSLRAPNEVVGPIHSYGGLVFHDVINVKHAKKAIEAGVDGLILVCAGAGGHAGQLSPFALVSEIRAFYDGPIILSGSIAKGEQILAAQAMGADLAYMGTRFIATHEANADPAYKQMLVDTSADDIVYSNLFTGVHGNYLKPSIVNAGMDPNDLPEGDKSSMKFGSGGSSKSKAWRDIWGAGQGVGSIGKVSSTAEAVAQLEREYHEAQERMARITQPFGAR from the coding sequence ATGAGTCTGCCCGCCGTTCTGCAAGGCAATCTGAGTTTGCCGGTCATCTGTTCCCCGCTGTTTATCATCTCCAACCCGGATCTGGTTATCGCCCAATGCAAAGCTGGCGTCGTCGGTTCGTTTCCGGCGCTCAATGCGCGCCCGGCCGAGCTGCTGGATGAATGGCTGCAGCGCATCACCTCTGAATTGGCCGAGTACCAGGCCGCCAACCCTGAGGCCAAGGTGGCGCCCTTTGCGGTCAACCAGATCGTGCACAGCAGCAACGACCGCCTGCAGCACGACGTCGACCTCTGTGTGAAGTACAAGGTGCCGATCATCATCACCAGCCTGCGCGCGCCCAACGAGGTGGTCGGGCCGATTCATAGCTACGGCGGTCTGGTGTTCCACGATGTGATCAACGTCAAGCACGCCAAGAAGGCCATTGAGGCCGGCGTTGACGGCCTGATTCTGGTCTGCGCTGGCGCTGGCGGCCACGCCGGTCAGCTCAGCCCGTTCGCGCTGGTGTCTGAAATTCGCGCCTTCTACGACGGCCCGATCATCCTTTCCGGCTCCATTGCCAAGGGCGAGCAGATCCTCGCCGCACAAGCCATGGGCGCCGATCTGGCCTATATGGGTACGCGCTTTATTGCCACCCACGAAGCCAACGCCGATCCGGCCTACAAGCAGATGCTGGTGGATACCAGCGCCGATGACATTGTTTACAGCAACCTGTTTACCGGGGTGCACGGCAACTACCTCAAGCCCAGCATCGTCAACGCCGGCATGGACCCGAACGACCTGCCCGAGGGTGACAAAAGCAGCATGAAGTTCGGCTCTGGCGGCAGCAGCAAGAGCAAGGCTTGGCGCGACATCTGGGGCGCTGGCCAGGGTGTCGGCAGCATTGGCAAGGTGAGCTCGACCGCCGAGGCGGTTGCCCAGTTGGAGCGCGAGTACCACGAGGCGCAGGAGCGCATGGCGCGCATCACCCAGCCCTTTGGAGCACGCTGA
- a CDS encoding LysR family transcriptional regulator, protein MDIKTLQYFSAIIEAGSMSGAALRLGTSRSHISRRLKALEQDLEVQLLRRTTRRIEPTQIGWALYEHAARISQELNALQSTVDNLGRNLRGHLRLSVPSALGQQVIGPLLLEFANAYPDVSLQLTFSNRIFDLVAEEIDLAIRVTNTPPDTLVARDLGPIDWTLCASPGYLQRVGAPLHPEDLLRCDMVSVKVPDLRLPLELSDGKHKQVLTLRPRVQTDDMLFLRRAAEQGVGCVLLPYYAVREQLESGQLQVVLPGYRARVDAWGDHLYLLTAPNLYPTLATRALIEFLRSRLADIPLTPRQPLGKMSD, encoded by the coding sequence GTGGACATTAAGACCCTGCAGTATTTCAGCGCCATCATAGAAGCTGGCAGCATGAGTGGCGCGGCACTCCGGCTTGGCACCTCCCGCTCGCATATCAGCCGGCGGCTGAAGGCGCTGGAGCAGGACCTGGAGGTGCAGCTGCTGCGGCGTACTACCCGACGCATCGAACCCACGCAAATCGGCTGGGCGCTGTACGAACACGCCGCGCGCATCAGCCAAGAGTTGAACGCGCTGCAATCCACCGTCGACAATTTAGGCCGCAACCTGCGCGGCCACCTGCGCCTGAGTGTGCCCTCAGCCCTCGGCCAACAGGTGATCGGGCCGCTGCTGCTGGAGTTTGCCAACGCCTATCCGGACGTCAGCCTGCAGCTGACGTTCAGCAACCGCATCTTTGACCTGGTAGCCGAGGAAATCGACCTGGCCATCCGCGTCACCAACACGCCACCCGACACCCTGGTGGCCCGCGACCTGGGCCCGATCGACTGGACCTTGTGCGCCAGCCCCGGCTATTTGCAGCGGGTTGGCGCGCCGCTGCATCCAGAAGACCTGCTGCGCTGCGACATGGTCAGCGTCAAGGTACCGGACCTGCGCTTGCCGCTGGAGCTGTCTGATGGCAAACACAAGCAGGTCCTGACCCTGCGCCCACGCGTGCAGACCGACGATATGCTGTTTCTGCGCCGCGCGGCTGAACAGGGCGTGGGCTGTGTTCTGCTGCCCTACTACGCCGTACGCGAGCAGCTGGAAAGCGGCCAACTGCAGGTCGTGCTGCCCGGTTACCGGGCACGGGTCGACGCCTGGGGCGACCACCTGTATCTGTTGACCGCCCCCAACCTCTACCCCACGCTGGCCACCCGCGCGTTGATCGAGTTTCTGCGTAGCCGGCTGGCGGACATTCCGCTGACACCCAGGCAGCCGCTTGGCAAAATGTCCGACTGA
- a CDS encoding class I SAM-dependent methyltransferase: MTLQTLTNALHQVLPDAELTPTRVPGLPELELWLLDPANLDRAFAAEETRRLLEHPPYWGFCWGSGLALARWVLDHPAEVRGKRVLDFGAGSGVVALACRMAGASEVIACDLDAPALEACALNARLNDMRLTLSDDYFAVSGEIDLLIAADVLYDVENRPLLEHFAGRARQVLIADSRVRDLVHPRYQRSAVLRGQTWPDLGEPLEFRDVSLYQLTP; encoded by the coding sequence ATGACACTGCAGACACTCACCAACGCCCTTCACCAAGTCCTGCCCGATGCCGAATTGACGCCCACCCGGGTGCCCGGCCTGCCCGAGCTGGAACTCTGGTTGCTGGACCCGGCCAATCTCGACCGCGCCTTCGCCGCCGAGGAAACCCGGCGCCTGCTCGAACACCCGCCCTACTGGGGCTTCTGCTGGGGCAGCGGGCTGGCCCTGGCGCGCTGGGTGCTGGACCACCCCGCCGAGGTGCGCGGCAAGCGTGTGCTGGACTTTGGCGCAGGCTCTGGCGTGGTTGCCCTGGCCTGCCGCATGGCCGGCGCCAGCGAGGTCATCGCCTGCGATCTGGACGCCCCGGCCCTGGAGGCCTGTGCCCTCAACGCACGACTCAATGACATGCGCCTCACCCTGTCGGACGACTACTTTGCGGTCAGCGGTGAAATTGACCTGCTGATCGCCGCCGACGTGCTCTATGACGTCGAAAACCGCCCGCTGCTGGAGCACTTTGCCGGCCGCGCCAGGCAGGTGTTGATCGCCGACTCGCGGGTGCGCGACCTGGTGCACCCCCGTTACCAGCGCAGCGCCGTCCTGCGAGGCCAGACCTGGCCGGATCTGGGCGAGCCGCTGGAGTTTCGCGATGTCAGTCTGTATCAGCTCACCCCTTGA
- the trxA gene encoding thioredoxin: MSSPYLFDATTDTFDRYVLENSFHKPVLVDFWADWCAPCKALFPVLEKIVDSYQGELLLAKVNCDTEVGLTERFGIRSLPTVVLFKDGQPVEGFAGIQTESAIRELLAPHVAEPQPEEEAAPEADLASQAQTLIDAGQPQEAIALLQPALQAETDDALLLLLARALLADGQLDDADQVINAVQNKDSHKQTLSALKAQLSFARQTTDFPPRDSLGARLASDAADSEAQYQLALLDLTAGASESALAALLDLLQRDRSWGDGAAQKTLLQVFDLLGGDHPLTVQYRRKLYQALY, encoded by the coding sequence ATGTCCTCGCCTTACCTGTTTGACGCCACCACCGACACCTTCGACCGCTATGTGCTCGAAAACTCCTTCCACAAGCCGGTACTGGTGGATTTCTGGGCTGACTGGTGCGCGCCCTGCAAGGCGTTGTTCCCAGTACTGGAGAAGATTGTCGACAGTTATCAGGGCGAACTGCTGCTGGCCAAGGTCAACTGCGATACCGAGGTGGGCCTGACCGAACGCTTTGGCATCCGCAGCCTGCCCACCGTGGTGCTGTTCAAGGACGGCCAACCGGTCGAGGGCTTTGCCGGCATCCAGACCGAAAGCGCCATCCGCGAGTTGCTGGCCCCGCACGTCGCCGAACCGCAGCCCGAGGAAGAAGCCGCTCCAGAAGCCGATCTGGCCAGCCAGGCCCAGACCCTGATCGACGCAGGCCAGCCGCAGGAGGCGATTGCCCTGCTGCAGCCCGCGCTGCAGGCCGAAACCGATGACGCCCTGCTGCTACTGCTGGCCCGCGCCCTGCTGGCCGACGGCCAACTGGATGACGCCGACCAGGTCATCAATGCCGTACAGAATAAAGACAGCCACAAACAAACGCTAAGCGCGCTCAAGGCGCAGCTCAGCTTTGCCCGTCAAACCACCGATTTCCCGCCACGTGACAGCCTCGGAGCGCGCCTGGCCAGCGATGCGGCCGACAGCGAAGCGCAATATCAACTCGCCTTGCTGGACCTGACCGCCGGCGCCAGCGAGTCGGCACTGGCCGCCCTGCTTGACCTGCTGCAACGCGACCGCAGCTGGGGTGACGGCGCCGCCCAGAAAACCCTGCTGCAGGTTTTCGACCTATTGGGCGGCGACCACCCACTCACCGTGCAATACCGCCGCAAGCTGTACCAGGCGCTCTATTAA
- a CDS encoding DUF2796 domain-containing protein, translated as MRRTLLALSLALPFSQPLFAHEHHDHEHDSLGAHEHGVASLNLVVDGNQVSLELDSPAANLVGFEYQPSTEADLATVARVKSELQQANGLFTLTPAAGCQLQQVELDSPLFAAHDHDEHEGHDHADDDQDGHAEHADIQGRFDYTCDAPEHLEALTLPLFNTYPAMQRIQVQAITASGQHGAALSADQPTLPLD; from the coding sequence ATGCGCCGCACCCTGCTTGCCCTCAGCCTTGCCCTGCCCTTCAGCCAGCCGTTGTTTGCCCACGAGCACCATGACCATGAACACGACAGCCTGGGCGCCCACGAGCACGGCGTTGCCAGCCTCAATCTGGTGGTCGACGGCAACCAGGTCAGCCTGGAGCTGGATAGCCCCGCCGCCAACCTGGTGGGGTTTGAATACCAACCCAGCACAGAAGCAGACCTGGCCACCGTAGCCCGCGTAAAAAGCGAGCTGCAGCAGGCCAACGGCCTCTTCACCTTGACACCCGCCGCTGGCTGCCAGCTGCAACAGGTCGAGCTGGACAGCCCGCTGTTTGCCGCGCATGACCATGACGAGCACGAAGGTCATGATCATGCCGACGATGACCAGGACGGGCATGCCGAGCACGCAGACATCCAAGGTCGCTTTGACTATACCTGCGATGCCCCCGAGCACCTTGAAGCCCTGACCCTGCCATTGTTCAATACCTACCCGGCGATGCAGCGCATTCAGGTGCAGGCCATCACCGCCAGCGGCCAGCACGGCGCCGCGCTGAGCGCCGACCAACCCACCTTGCCACTGGACTGA
- a CDS encoding ABC transporter ATP-binding protein, producing the protein MTTPLLQVSDLQFAWPGQPLLLDIPAFSLETGERLFLKGPSGSGKTTLLGLLGGVHQPQQGAVSLLGQSLRQLSSLRRDRFRADHTGYLFQQFNLLPYLSVLDNVTLPCRFSALRRERALRQQPDLNSAAEHLLRELGLSDATLHQRSAGVLSIGQQQRVAAARALIGSPELVIADEPTSALDADSRDAFLKLLFDECQQMGSSLLFVSHDTSLATRFDRALSLAELNRASKPETL; encoded by the coding sequence ATGACCACACCACTGCTGCAGGTCAGTGACCTGCAGTTTGCCTGGCCGGGCCAGCCCCTACTGCTGGATATCCCGGCCTTCAGCCTGGAGACCGGCGAGCGCCTGTTTCTCAAGGGGCCGTCCGGCAGCGGCAAGACCACCCTGCTGGGCCTACTCGGCGGCGTGCACCAGCCGCAACAGGGCGCGGTCAGCCTGCTGGGTCAGTCACTGCGACAGCTGTCGTCGCTGCGCCGCGACCGCTTTCGCGCCGACCACACCGGCTACCTGTTCCAGCAATTCAACCTGCTGCCCTACCTCTCGGTGCTGGACAACGTCACCCTGCCCTGTCGCTTCTCCGCCCTGCGGCGTGAACGTGCCCTGCGCCAGCAGCCGGATCTGAATAGCGCCGCCGAACACCTGCTGCGTGAGCTGGGCCTGAGCGACGCCACCCTGCATCAGCGCAGCGCCGGCGTCCTGTCGATCGGCCAGCAGCAGCGGGTAGCCGCCGCCCGTGCGCTGATCGGCAGCCCCGAGCTGGTGATTGCCGACGAGCCCACCTCAGCGCTCGATGCCGACAGCCGCGACGCCTTTCTCAAGCTGCTGTTCGATGAGTGCCAGCAGATGGGCAGCAGCCTGCTGTTTGTCAGCCATGACACCAGCCTGGCAACCCGCTTTGATCGCGCCCTGTCACTGGCCGAACTCAACCGCGCCAGCAAGCCGGAGACACTCTGA